The window GCACAGCGCAATTTCTCTTTTTTGTATTTATTATAAAGCAATCCCTTTAAAAAGATTATCTCCTACTAAACTAACTGTGACATATACTTACTGATTTTCTTGCCATATTTGATACAAATCAGTTCCTCTCTATCTCTCCCAAATCAACGTCATTTGATGTAGAAGCGCTTCCCATGTTTGCTTTTTTTCTTTCGTTACTTTGGCAAGGTCAAATTCCCCATAATAAATAGCGTCCGTGTATTGACTGTCTGGCAAAGTAAATTGATCAGAAGCTATGGAAACCTTACCGTAAGATTTTATTAAGTTATCTCTAGTTTTGGCCCGTCTTTCAGAGGAATTAATTAAAGAGTGAATGAATTTTTAATACCCAAGCAATAATACGCCATCGTTTAGAAACATATACTGACTTCTTTTTCTTTTTTACACTATCGTAAATTTGCAAAGCAGCTTTTTCTGAAGAAGTAACCCAAAACTTTTTATCTTTATCGCCTTTAGCCATATTCGTATCAACGAACCCGCATTTAATATCAGTTACTAAAACGGTTACCTTCTGCATCTTTAACTTTTGACGGATACTGATTAGGTAATCAGAAACAAAGGTTTTTGAAGCATTGTAGGCAGGTGCAGTAGGATTCGCCATTAAGGCTCCAATTGACGATATCCCTACTATATGTCCAG of the Lysinibacillus fusiformis genome contains:
- a CDS encoding SDR family NAD(P)-dependent oxidoreductase; translated protein: MEGVDLIIISSGVGHLNPYLNLDFEKETIDVNVSGFVVMSNVAYKYFLSKNSGHIVGISSIGALMANPTAPAYNASKTFVSDYLISIRQKLKMQKVTVLVTDIKCGFVDTNMAKGDKDKKFWVTSSEKAALQIYDSVKKKKKSVYVSKRWRIIAWVLKIHSLFN